In Musa acuminata AAA Group cultivar baxijiao chromosome BXJ2-8, Cavendish_Baxijiao_AAA, whole genome shotgun sequence, one genomic interval encodes:
- the LOC103974106 gene encoding protein transport protein Sec61 subunit beta-like encodes MARGSAQSQTTTSAGGGARPAGLGPRGTPAAAAGMRRRRLGGAGGGGGGGGFAGGGAGGSNMLRFYTDDAPGIKMTPTVVLVMSLCFIGFVTALHVFGKLYRNRAGGS; translated from the coding sequence ATGGCGAGAGGGAGCGCGCAGTCGCAGACGACAACATCGGCGGGGGGCGGAGCGCGGCCGGCCGGGCTGGGACCGCGGGGGACGCCGGCTGCTGCGGCGGGGATGAGGCGCCGGCGGCTGGGCGGGGCcgggggcgggggcgggggcggcGGCTTCGCTGGTGGCGGCGCCGGCGGGAGCAACATGCTTCGGTTCTACACCGACGACGCGCCCGGGATTAAGATGACGCCCACGGTGGTGCTCGTGATGAGCCTCTGCTTCATCGGCTTCGTCACCGCCCTCCACGTCTTCGGGAAGCTCTACCGCAACCGAGCCGGCGGTTCTTGA